A region from the Anderseniella sp. Alg231-50 genome encodes:
- the sufC gene encoding Fe-S cluster assembly ATPase SufC, translating to MLEIKNLHVSLEEEDKQIIKGLDLTINAGEVNAIMGPNGSGKSTLSYVLAGRPGYEVTEGSITYNGEDLLEMEIDERAAAGVFLAFQYPIEIPGVATMQFLKVALNAQRKARGESEMTTPDFMRLVRGKAEQLNVTTDMLKRPVNVGFSGGEKKRAEILQMAVLEPGLCVLDETDSGLDIDALRVVAEGVNALRSPERAMLVITHYQRLLDYIVPDKVHVMSDGKIVKSGGKELALELEKDGYAAFAA from the coding sequence ATGCTTGAAATCAAGAACCTGCATGTGAGCCTCGAGGAAGAGGACAAGCAGATTATCAAGGGTCTGGACCTGACCATCAATGCAGGCGAAGTGAATGCCATTATGGGCCCGAACGGCTCCGGCAAGTCCACTTTGTCCTATGTGCTGGCTGGCCGTCCCGGTTACGAAGTCACCGAAGGCTCGATCACCTACAACGGTGAAGACCTGCTGGAAATGGAAATCGACGAACGTGCCGCAGCCGGCGTGTTCCTGGCGTTCCAGTATCCGATTGAAATCCCCGGTGTAGCCACCATGCAGTTCCTGAAGGTGGCACTGAATGCCCAGCGCAAGGCGCGCGGCGAAAGCGAAATGACCACGCCTGATTTCATGCGGTTGGTACGCGGCAAGGCAGAGCAGCTGAACGTGACCACGGACATGTTAAAGCGCCCGGTCAATGTCGGCTTTTCCGGCGGTGAGAAGAAGCGTGCTGAAATCCTGCAGATGGCCGTGCTCGAGCCGGGCCTGTGTGTTCTGGATGAAACCGATTCCGGACTTGATATCGACGCTCTGCGTGTCGTTGCAGAAGGCGTCAACGCACTGCGGTCTCCGGAGCGCGCCATGCTGGTCATCACTCACTATCAGCGCCTGCTTGATTACATTGTGCCGGACAAGGTGCATGTCATGTCCGACGGCAAGATTGTGAAGTCGGGCGGCAAGGAACTGGCGCTTGAACTGGAAAAGGACGGTTACGCGGCATTTGCAGCGTAA
- a CDS encoding alpha/beta fold hydrolase, protein MPEVIFNGPAGRIEGRYHHNPEHGSPIALILHPHPQFGGTMNNPIVHDLYYMYRDRGFSVLRFNFRGVGRSQGLFDNGAGELSDAAAALDWMQTYNKEAATCWIVGISFGAWISMQLLMRRPEIAGFISIAPLAKHYDFSFLAPCPASGLFVNGQYDTVTPADSINALVAKLKTQKGIKIDHEVMPDTNHFFEGKIPELTDICADYLDKRLEVELKEE, encoded by the coding sequence ATGCCAGAGGTCATTTTTAACGGACCCGCCGGTCGCATTGAAGGCCGCTATCATCACAATCCGGAGCACGGCTCGCCAATCGCCCTGATTCTGCATCCGCATCCGCAATTCGGCGGGACGATGAACAACCCGATCGTGCATGACCTCTATTATATGTATCGCGACCGTGGATTCTCGGTGCTGCGGTTCAATTTCCGCGGTGTCGGCCGCTCGCAGGGCCTGTTCGACAACGGCGCCGGCGAACTGTCCGATGCAGCCGCCGCCCTTGACTGGATGCAGACCTACAACAAGGAAGCGGCAACCTGCTGGATTGTCGGCATTTCCTTCGGTGCGTGGATTTCCATGCAATTGCTGATGCGGCGCCCGGAAATTGCAGGCTTCATCTCAATCGCACCACTGGCAAAGCACTATGACTTCTCGTTCCTGGCGCCCTGCCCGGCATCGGGCCTGTTCGTCAACGGCCAGTATGACACCGTCACCCCGGCTGATTCCATCAATGCCCTTGTCGCCAAGCTGAAGACCCAGAAGGGCATCAAGATCGATCATGAAGTGATGCCCGACACCAATCATTTTTTTGAAGGCAAGATTCCGGAATTGACGGACATCTGTGCGGATTACCTCGACAAGCGTCTCGAGGTGGAACTGAAAGAGGAATAG
- the sufD gene encoding Fe-S cluster assembly protein SufD: MTVTLMKTPAENAYTDAFNPQGALADVRKSAFAQFAETGLPHRRMEDWKWTDLRQLMSSPLPPVSGTTASADTIDALIAASPFGDVARARLVFVDGAFDADRSTMPATGDVEFARLGSGDLPGWMSEKLVAGSTDPIAALNLAYMSDGAGLRVKAGSGMDAPIELLFVTTAEQAATYTTRNVVVLEEGASATLIETHIGGAGEYVHNAVTQLHIADNARLDRVKVQEEGLEAIHLSNTEVHLADSAHLKDFTLTIGGHATRQQGFITFAGEHTESHVSGAFLLTGKQHNDTRLVIDHAVPNCLSRELFKCVMDEAARGVFQGKAIVRRDAQKTDGNQSSHALLLSDDAEFDAKPELEIYADDVVCGHGATSGDLDENQMFYLRARGISETEAKSMLIGAFAAEAFDDVESDAIRDVLGELAEGWLARRKAG, encoded by the coding sequence ATGACAGTTACCTTGATGAAAACACCGGCGGAAAACGCCTATACGGACGCCTTCAATCCGCAAGGTGCTTTGGCGGATGTGCGCAAGTCTGCGTTTGCGCAGTTTGCCGAAACAGGCTTGCCGCACCGGCGCATGGAAGACTGGAAGTGGACGGACCTGCGCCAGTTGATGTCCAGCCCGTTGCCGCCTGTCTCCGGAACCACTGCGTCTGCCGACACCATAGATGCGCTGATTGCGGCTTCGCCGTTCGGCGACGTTGCGCGCGCGCGCCTGGTGTTTGTGGATGGTGCCTTTGATGCAGACCGCTCAACCATGCCGGCCACCGGTGATGTTGAATTTGCCCGCCTTGGGTCTGGTGACCTGCCGGGCTGGATGTCGGAAAAGCTGGTCGCGGGATCAACGGACCCGATTGCCGCCCTCAACCTTGCTTACATGAGTGACGGTGCCGGTCTCAGGGTCAAGGCCGGGTCCGGCATGGACGCGCCGATTGAACTGTTGTTCGTGACCACTGCTGAACAGGCTGCCACCTACACGACCCGCAATGTGGTTGTGCTGGAAGAGGGTGCATCCGCAACCCTGATCGAAACCCATATCGGCGGCGCCGGTGAATATGTCCACAATGCCGTGACACAACTGCATATCGCAGACAATGCCCGGCTGGACCGGGTGAAGGTGCAGGAGGAAGGTCTTGAAGCGATTCACCTTTCCAATACCGAAGTGCATCTGGCCGACAGTGCCCACCTGAAGGATTTCACCCTGACCATTGGCGGACACGCCACCCGTCAGCAGGGGTTCATTACCTTTGCCGGTGAACATACCGAAAGCCACGTGTCCGGCGCCTTCCTGCTCACCGGCAAGCAGCATAACGATACCCGGCTGGTGATTGACCATGCCGTGCCGAACTGCCTGTCGCGCGAACTGTTCAAGTGCGTGATGGACGAAGCGGCCCGCGGCGTGTTTCAGGGCAAGGCGATCGTTCGCCGCGATGCCCAGAAAACCGATGGCAACCAGTCATCGCATGCCTTGCTCCTGTCGGATGACGCCGAGTTTGATGCCAAGCCCGAGCTGGAAATCTATGCCGATGACGTGGTCTGCGGCCACGGTGCGACATCCGGTGATCTGGACGAGAACCAGATGTTCTATCTGCGCGCACGCGGCATTTCCGAGACAGAAGCCAAGTCCATGCTGATCGGCGCCTTTGCCGCTGAAGCCTTCGACGACGTGGAAAGCGACGCGATCCGAGACGTGTTGGGTGAACTGGCCGAAGGCTGGCTGGCACGGCGGAAGGCGGGCTGA
- the tyrS gene encoding tyrosine--tRNA ligase, translating into MTYKSDFLNVLDERGFIHQCSDFDGLDALAAKREVIAYVGYDCTAPSLHIGNFLSMMMLHWLQETGNKPITLMGGGTTMVGDPSGKDETRAMRTPEEIEANKASIRGVFNQVLQFGDGQTDAIMVDNADWLLELSYIDMLRNVGRHFSVNRMLTMDSVRLRLEREQEMSFIEFNYMVCQSYDYVELARRYGCNLQMGGSDQWGNIVNGVDLGRRMGTHQLYALTTPLLTTSSGAKMGKTAQGAVWLNAEQFSPWDFWQYWRNTEDGDVARFLKLFTTLPMDEIAKLEKLDGAEINEAKKVLANEATALLHGRDAADAAAATAQKTFEQGGLAQDLPTISGNPGDGLLSLFVAAGLGASNGEVRRAVTGNSVSVNDTKISDPGYIAGEADFNADGLMKISLGKKRHALVKRD; encoded by the coding sequence ATGACCTATAAATCCGACTTTCTCAACGTGCTCGACGAGCGCGGTTTCATTCACCAGTGTTCAGACTTTGACGGGCTGGATGCGCTTGCTGCGAAGCGCGAGGTCATTGCCTATGTGGGGTATGACTGTACCGCGCCATCGCTGCATATCGGCAATTTTCTCAGCATGATGATGCTGCACTGGCTGCAGGAAACCGGCAACAAGCCCATCACCCTGATGGGCGGCGGCACCACCATGGTCGGAGACCCGTCCGGCAAGGACGAAACCCGTGCCATGCGCACGCCGGAAGAAATTGAAGCCAACAAGGCATCGATCAGGGGCGTCTTCAACCAGGTACTTCAATTTGGTGACGGCCAGACCGATGCGATCATGGTCGACAACGCCGACTGGTTGCTGGAACTCAGCTATATCGACATGTTGCGCAATGTTGGCCGCCATTTCTCGGTGAACCGGATGCTGACCATGGATTCTGTTCGCCTGAGGCTGGAACGCGAACAGGAAATGAGTTTCATCGAGTTCAATTACATGGTGTGCCAGTCATACGACTATGTCGAACTGGCCAGGCGGTATGGCTGCAACCTGCAGATGGGCGGTTCGGACCAGTGGGGCAATATTGTCAACGGTGTCGATCTGGGCCGGCGCATGGGGACGCATCAGCTTTATGCCCTGACCACACCTTTGCTGACCACCTCGTCAGGCGCGAAAATGGGTAAAACGGCGCAAGGAGCAGTTTGGCTCAACGCAGAACAGTTCAGCCCGTGGGATTTCTGGCAATACTGGCGCAATACCGAAGACGGTGATGTTGCGCGTTTCCTGAAACTGTTCACCACCTTGCCGATGGATGAGATTGCCAAGCTTGAAAAACTGGACGGCGCAGAGATCAACGAAGCCAAGAAGGTGCTGGCGAACGAGGCGACAGCCCTGCTGCACGGCCGCGATGCCGCCGACGCGGCTGCGGCCACGGCCCAGAAAACCTTTGAGCAAGGCGGGCTGGCACAAGACCTGCCGACGATTTCAGGCAACCCGGGAGATGGTCTTCTGTCGCTGTTTGTGGCTGCGGGACTCGGCGCCAGCAATGGTGAAGTGCGCCGCGCCGTCACCGGCAATTCAGTGAGCGTGAACGATACAAAGATCTCCGACCCCGGTTATATCGCGGGCGAAGCCGACTTCAATGCGGACGGCTTGATGAAAATATCGCTGGGCAAAAAGCGCCATGCACTGGTGAAGCGCGACTGA
- the sufB gene encoding Fe-S cluster assembly protein SufB, with amino-acid sequence MPDIETIERVKEIDVDKYKYGFETIIESDTAPKGLSEDVIKFISAKKEEPEWMLEQRLDAYARWQKMDEPDWAKVSYPKIDFQDIYFYSAPKGQTGPKSLDEVDPELLRTYEKLGIPLKEQELLAGVRKHDEPSTLDEDAGPSYASGKVAVDAVFDSVSVVTTFKKELAKAGVIFCSISEAIREHPELVKKYLFSVVPQGDNYYAALNSAVFTDGSFVFIPEGVRCPMELSTYFRINAENTGQFERTLIIAEKGSYVSYLEGCTAPMRDENQLHAAVVELVAMEDAEIKYSTVQNWYPGDKDGNGGIYNFVTKRADCRGDNSKVSWTQVETGSAVTWKYPSCILRGDNSVGEFYSIAISNGHQQVDSGTKMIHLGKNTSSRIISKGIAAGHSDNTYRGLVTTHKKAKGARNFTQCDSLLIGDKCGAHTVPYIESKTRTATFEHEATTSKISDDMMFYCQSRGLDEEEAVALVVNGFVRDVLQQLPMEFMAETQKLIGISLEGSVG; translated from the coding sequence ATGCCTGATATTGAAACAATCGAGCGCGTCAAGGAAATTGACGTCGACAAGTACAAGTACGGCTTTGAGACGATTATTGAATCCGATACCGCGCCCAAGGGGCTCTCGGAGGACGTCATCAAGTTCATCTCCGCCAAGAAGGAAGAGCCGGAATGGATGCTGGAACAGCGCCTCGACGCCTATGCCCGCTGGCAGAAGATGGATGAGCCGGACTGGGCCAAGGTCAGCTATCCGAAGATCGACTTCCAGGACATCTATTTCTACTCCGCACCAAAGGGACAGACCGGGCCGAAGAGCCTGGACGAGGTTGATCCCGAACTGCTGCGGACATACGAAAAGCTCGGCATTCCGCTGAAAGAGCAGGAGCTTCTGGCAGGCGTGCGCAAGCACGACGAGCCGAGCACTCTCGATGAAGATGCCGGCCCATCCTACGCCTCCGGCAAGGTGGCCGTGGACGCGGTGTTTGACAGCGTGTCGGTGGTGACGACTTTCAAGAAGGAACTTGCCAAGGCCGGTGTCATCTTCTGCTCCATTTCTGAAGCCATTCGCGAGCATCCCGAACTGGTGAAGAAGTACCTGTTCTCCGTGGTGCCCCAGGGTGACAATTATTATGCGGCGCTCAATTCCGCCGTGTTCACCGATGGTTCGTTCGTGTTCATTCCCGAAGGTGTTCGCTGCCCGATGGAACTGTCGACCTATTTCCGCATCAACGCGGAAAACACCGGCCAGTTCGAACGCACGCTCATCATAGCGGAAAAGGGTTCTTACGTTTCGTACCTGGAAGGCTGTACCGCACCGATGCGTGACGAGAACCAGCTGCATGCTGCCGTGGTTGAACTGGTTGCCATGGAAGACGCGGAGATCAAGTACTCCACCGTGCAGAACTGGTATCCCGGCGACAAGGACGGCAATGGCGGTATCTACAACTTCGTGACCAAGCGTGCCGATTGCCGCGGTGACAACTCCAAGGTGTCGTGGACCCAGGTAGAAACCGGCTCCGCAGTAACCTGGAAGTATCCGAGCTGCATCCTGCGTGGGGACAATTCGGTGGGCGAGTTCTACTCGATCGCCATCTCCAACGGTCACCAGCAGGTCGATTCAGGCACCAAGATGATCCATCTCGGCAAGAACACGTCGAGCCGGATCATTTCAAAGGGCATTGCAGCCGGTCATTCCGACAACACCTATCGTGGCTTGGTGACAACCCACAAGAAAGCAAAGGGAGCCCGTAATTTCACCCAGTGTGACTCCTTGCTGATTGGTGACAAGTGCGGTGCTCACACGGTGCCATACATCGAATCGAAAACCCGCACCGCGACGTTTGAACATGAAGCGACCACGTCGAAAATTTCCGACGACATGATGTTCTACTGCCAGTCGCGCGGCCTCGACGAAGAAGAAGCCGTGGCGCTGGTCGTCAACGGGTTCGTGCGCGACGTGCTGCAGCAGCTGCCGATGGAGTTCATGGCCGAAACCCAGAAGCTGATCGGCATTTCGCTGGAAGGCAGTGTGGGGTAG
- a CDS encoding anhydro-N-acetylmuramic acid kinase, producing the protein MANPITAIGLMSGTSMDGIDVAMIRTDGESMVEAMAFEAVDYDAAQRAMLSEAMALSAALQARDSRPGKLSAIEEDITRWHADAIDWFCDKHGVGKTGDIVVGFHGQTVLHRPEAGLTVQLGDGQSLANSTGLKVVADMRANDMVHGGQGAPLACAYHAAMAAHVPGRPTAFVNIGGVGNITFVDETGELLAFDTGPGNALMDDWCLQHTGKPVDVDGALARTGTVDEDVLAELRRHEYFQEAPPKSLDRAGFNLDPVNGLNPADGAATLVMFTAHTIADAVSWCGKTPAYWVICGGGRKNRFLMECLASLINAPVVPAEAIHTDGDAVEAEAWAYLAVRSVRGLPLTWPGTTGTSEPVTGGLVFVPADAG; encoded by the coding sequence ATGGCAAATCCAATCACGGCAATCGGTTTGATGAGCGGCACATCAATGGACGGCATCGATGTGGCCATGATCCGCACCGATGGTGAAAGCATGGTCGAAGCCATGGCTTTTGAGGCAGTTGATTATGATGCTGCGCAGAGGGCCATGCTGAGTGAGGCGATGGCTCTTTCCGCCGCCTTGCAGGCGCGCGACTCGCGGCCGGGGAAACTGTCGGCGATCGAGGAAGACATTACCCGCTGGCACGCTGACGCGATTGACTGGTTCTGCGACAAGCATGGTGTTGGCAAGACAGGTGACATTGTGGTCGGGTTTCATGGTCAGACGGTGCTGCACCGTCCGGAGGCCGGGCTGACCGTTCAGCTCGGAGACGGGCAATCGCTGGCAAATTCAACGGGGCTGAAGGTCGTGGCAGATATGCGTGCAAACGATATGGTCCACGGCGGGCAGGGCGCGCCCCTGGCATGCGCCTATCATGCGGCCATGGCGGCCCACGTGCCGGGCAGGCCGACAGCTTTCGTGAATATTGGCGGGGTCGGGAACATAACCTTCGTTGATGAGACTGGTGAGTTGCTGGCCTTCGATACCGGGCCGGGCAACGCATTGATGGATGACTGGTGCCTGCAGCATACGGGCAAGCCCGTCGACGTCGACGGCGCACTGGCACGAACCGGCACGGTGGATGAAGATGTTCTCGCCGAACTCCGCCGTCATGAGTATTTTCAGGAAGCGCCGCCGAAATCACTGGATCGGGCGGGTTTCAACCTGGACCCGGTAAACGGCCTGAACCCTGCCGACGGAGCAGCGACGCTGGTGATGTTTACCGCGCATACTATTGCCGATGCCGTAAGCTGGTGCGGCAAGACCCCTGCCTATTGGGTGATCTGCGGAGGCGGCCGCAAGAACCGGTTTCTGATGGAATGCCTGGCCAGCCTGATAAATGCACCAGTGGTGCCGGCCGAAGCCATTCACACCGACGGAGATGCCGTAGAAGCGGAAGCCTGGGCATACCTGGCTGTGCGGTCCGTGCGCGGACTTCCATTGACCTGGCCCGGCACGACGGGAACCAGCGAACCCGTAACCGGCGGACTGGTGTTTGTTCCTGCCGACGCGGGCTAG
- a CDS encoding aminotransferase class V-fold PLP-dependent enzyme, giving the protein MRTYLDHNATSPIRPEAREAMLAALELQGNASSVHEEGRKARALIETARDEVARALGTIAPAIVFTGGGSESCNQALRCVSVDRLVVSAIEHPCVLEAAKVSGLPVDVLPVDENGVVDVSALGNLLGNGDGRALVSVMLANNETGAIQPVRDVVAVAGEHDALVHCDAVQAFGKLPVNFGLLGVDLLSVSAHKLGGPQGVGALVIRDGLPVSPLVAGGGQELRRRAGTENIAGIAGFAAAVRAAGKTESDFKGLQAKLESALASGPGEVVVFSTGVDRLSNTVCFALTGLEADTALMAFDLDGIAVSSGSACSSGKVQASHVLKAMGASEATTKSAIRVSLGWSSTVEDVNRFSDSWQKIAGRHVARAAAA; this is encoded by the coding sequence ATGCGTACCTACCTTGACCATAATGCGACCAGCCCCATAAGGCCCGAAGCCCGCGAGGCAATGCTTGCCGCGCTTGAGCTTCAGGGAAATGCATCATCGGTGCATGAGGAAGGCCGCAAGGCACGTGCGCTGATCGAGACCGCGCGTGACGAGGTTGCGCGCGCGCTCGGTACCATCGCACCGGCGATTGTGTTCACAGGCGGCGGTTCGGAAAGCTGTAATCAGGCACTTCGCTGCGTGAGTGTTGACCGTCTTGTCGTATCGGCAATCGAGCATCCCTGTGTGCTGGAGGCAGCTAAAGTGTCCGGCCTTCCGGTTGATGTACTGCCGGTTGATGAAAACGGTGTCGTTGATGTATCGGCGCTTGGCAATCTGCTTGGCAACGGTGACGGGCGGGCCCTGGTCTCCGTCATGCTGGCCAACAATGAAACCGGTGCCATTCAGCCGGTTCGCGATGTTGTCGCGGTGGCGGGCGAACATGATGCCCTGGTGCATTGTGATGCGGTGCAGGCGTTCGGCAAGCTGCCGGTGAATTTTGGATTGCTGGGCGTGGACCTGCTCAGCGTTTCAGCCCACAAGCTCGGTGGCCCGCAGGGCGTCGGCGCGCTGGTGATACGCGATGGATTGCCGGTGTCCCCGCTGGTTGCCGGCGGTGGCCAGGAACTTCGGCGCCGGGCCGGCACCGAGAATATAGCCGGTATCGCCGGATTTGCGGCCGCCGTTCGGGCCGCAGGCAAAACTGAATCTGATTTCAAGGGGTTGCAGGCGAAACTTGAATCAGCCCTGGCGTCTGGTCCAGGTGAGGTTGTGGTGTTCTCGACCGGCGTTGACCGGCTGTCCAACACCGTGTGCTTTGCGCTCACCGGTCTTGAAGCCGATACCGCATTGATGGCTTTCGACCTGGATGGAATTGCAGTGTCATCGGGCTCTGCGTGTTCGTCCGGCAAGGTTCAGGCCAGCCATGTGCTCAAGGCAATGGGCGCAAGTGAAGCAACAACAAAATCGGCAATTCGGGTGAGCCTGGGATGGTCATCCACCGTAGAAGATGTGAACAGGTTTTCAGATAGTTGGCAGAAAATTGCCGGACGCCACGTGGCGCGTGCGGCGGCTGCCTGA
- a CDS encoding Rrf2 family transcriptional regulator yields the protein MKLSTKGRYAVMAMADIAAQAEGTLVPLGDVSERQDISQEYLEQLFAKLRRAGLVESQRGPGGGYKLARPADRINIADIVTASDEPMQVTRCQGDAIDGCVKGEKCVTHELWAALGRQVYGFLSAVTLGDVVNQRNLALEASIRRAKTHPVSNMAQG from the coding sequence ATGAAGCTCTCTACAAAAGGCAGATACGCAGTGATGGCCATGGCGGACATAGCCGCTCAGGCTGAAGGCACGCTGGTCCCGCTGGGAGATGTGTCGGAACGCCAGGACATCAGCCAGGAATATCTGGAGCAGCTGTTTGCCAAGCTTCGCCGCGCCGGTCTTGTGGAAAGCCAGCGTGGACCCGGCGGCGGATACAAGCTTGCGCGCCCGGCTGACCGCATAAATATTGCAGATATCGTGACGGCGTCGGATGAACCGATGCAGGTGACGCGCTGCCAGGGTGATGCCATTGACGGCTGTGTAAAAGGCGAAAAGTGCGTGACCCATGAACTGTGGGCAGCCCTTGGCCGGCAGGTCTACGGATTCCTGTCTGCAGTAACACTGGGCGACGTGGTCAACCAGCGCAACCTGGCGCTGGAAGCCTCGATCCGCCGTGCCAAGACACACCCCGTCAGCAACATGGCGCAGGGTTGA